A window of Ptychodera flava strain L36383 chromosome 1, AS_Pfla_20210202, whole genome shotgun sequence contains these coding sequences:
- the LOC139134935 gene encoding uncharacterized protein, whose protein sequence is MRKRRHSTGLAFIVKICILMTVSLTFLLYLTTDKEYGDTKAHDEMLDWEEYFKKVQKMTKPPSPEILEKLKEGMLRLGGDHEKVLYIKFAENSIRKQMENRTKNDHVGSRIGEHSKVIMKEAHVEIQKEKAPKKIMNPIDADRQTTNKNANNTNEKTNQVNSKRKKIVRNNILPRSLEYPKNPLSRNSEGEVENVEEVYEIGANQNRQFLQVNKMTFSSLNRDDQMGNPSGNAGQTFSDNGVTKIIPARKKRISNEDGIKKYGRTQTFQDIGLQSNSKAHRSNVTLRNVSESDEITFVFPFESYDANSSVDLRTDSSQISGGALKLIPEDAGYSDMQISRISEREEVPIIADNIYWSSFVEDHFKTGLSEDEITTWSSRARHLVVTQMRNPDWKTCGRPLNQFIVMKDGSRMCARYRHPHTEFVQGEVYSFYLARLLGITHVPAVFYLWSILRQDNGGSRQKELKKRSGKKGRWLR, encoded by the exons ATGCGGAAACGTCGGCATAGTACTGGACTGGCCTTCATCGTCAAGATATGCATCCTCATGACCGTGTCTCTGACGTTCTTATTGTATCTCACAACTGACAAGGAATATGGTGATACAAAGGCACATGACGAGATGTTGGATTGGGAAGAATACTTCAAAAAAGTGCAAAAAATGACAAAGCCGCCATCTCCTGAAATTCTTGAAAAACTGAAGGAAGGGATGTTGAGGCTCGGTGGCGATCATGAAAAGGTGCTTTACATAAAGTTTGCGGAAAACAGCATCAGAAAACAGATGGAAAACCGCACCAAAAACGATCATGTTGGGAGCAGAATTGGGGAGCATTCGAAAGTCATCATGAAAGAGGCACATGTAGAAATACAGAAAGAAAAGGCCCCTAAGAAAATTATGAATCCTATTGATGCTGACAGACAAACTACAAATAAGAATGCAAACAACACAAATGAGAAGACAAATCAAGTGAACTCAAAAAGAAAGAAGATTGTCCGGAATAACATTCTACCTCGAAGTCTTGAATATCCTAAAAATCCTTTATCCAGAAATTCCGAGGGcgaagttgaaaatgtggaagAGGTTTATGAAATTGGTGCCAATCAAAATAGACAATTCTtgcaagtgaacaaaatgacattCTCATCCTTAAATCGTGACGACCAGATGGGCAATCCATCTGGAAACGCCGGCCAAACGTTTTCTGATAATGGCGTTACGAAAATCATCCCAGCACGGAAGAAGAGGATTTCCAACGAAGATGGGATAAAAAAATATGGACGAACCCAAACTTTCCAAGACATAGGTTTACAGTCGAACTCAAAAGCACATAGATCGAACGTTACCCTAAGAAATGTAAGTGAAAGCGATGAAATCACGTTTGTGTTTCCTTTTGAATCGTATGATGCTAATAGTTCAGTTGACTTAAGAACCGATTCAAGCCAAATTTCGGGAGGAGCTCTTAAGCTAATTCCAGAAGATGCCGGGTACAGTGACATGCAGATCTCAAGAATATCGGAAAGAGAAGAAGTGCCTATCATCGCAGATAACATTTACTGGTCAAGTTTTGTTGAAGATCacttcaaaacag GTCTGAGCGAAGACGAAATTACAACGTGGTCGTCGAGAGCGCGCCACCTAGTGGTGACTCAGATGCGAAATCCTGATTGGAAGACATGCGGAAGGCCATTGAATCAGTTCATAGTCATGAAGGACGGCAGCAGAATGTGCGCTAGATATAGACACCCACATACAGAATTTGTTCAAG GAGAAGTCTACTCTTTCTATCTGGCGAGATTACTCGGCATAACTCATGTTCCGGCTGTGTTCTATCTATGGTCAATTCTACGTCAAGACAATGGCGGAAGCAGACAAAAAGAATTAAAGAAGCGAAGTGGGAAGAAGGGACGCTGGTTGCGTTAA
- the LOC139143911 gene encoding four-jointed box protein 1-like, whose translation MPEIVEVMQWTDLIIFDYITGNYDRIASNQDAAEKEHIPEILADNIHNLRRDKQTNTIWLIDNESGFLDGYELMRNPKKSAEAKRFISFHKQMLNSICIFRKSTIRNLNKLHFHGNPAEMLLSEVHRHEPLSDFLPKIPEKLKFHETMKSRISDVYDRVQLCKRRFRRSE comes from the exons ATGCCGGAGATTGTCGAAGTAATGCAGTGGACTGATCTTATCATTTTTGATTACATCACGGGAAATTACGATAG AATTGCTAGCAACCAGGACGCTGCCGAAAAAGAGCACATCCCTGAAATACTGGCCGACAACATACACAACTTGAGgagagacaaacaaacaaacacaatatgGCTGATCGACAACGAAAGTGGTTTTCTTGATGGCTACGAACTAATGCGAAATCCCAAGAAAAGTGCCGAGGCGAAGAGATTCATCTCTTTCCACAAACAGATGCtgaattcaatttgtatttttcggaAGTCGACGATCCGGAATTTGAACAAGCttcatttccatggcaacccgGCAGAGATGTTGTTATCCGAGGTCCATAGGCATGAACCTCTATCagactttttgcccaaaattccggagaaattaaaatttcatgaaacgatGAAAAGCAGGATATCGGACGTGTATGACAGAGTCCAGCTTTGCAAGAGAAGATTCAGGCGGAGTGAATAA